Sequence from the Desulfovibrio sp. X2 genome:
GGTGGAGAACAGGGGATGACGACCGAAAGTTTTATGATACACACTCCATGCTGCCCTCGCAATGCGACTTATGTCGTGGTAAACATAGCGAGCGGCGGCCTTCGCCGCCCGGCAGCCGAACACGGCCAAACACGGAGGATAGCCATGGAACGATACGAAGCCTATTTCCGCTCGCTCTACGCCACGGCCCGGGTGGTCAACTCGAGCCTCGATCCCGCCACAGTGCTCGCGACGATCGCCGAAAAGACCATCGAGGCCATGAGCGCCAAGGGGTGCTCCATCCGCCTCCTGGACCGCTCCGGCAAGCGCCTGCTGCCCGGCACGGCCAAGGGGCTCTCCCAGGAATACATGCGCAAGGGGCCCGTGGAGGTCGAGCGCAGCGCCGTGGACAAGCAGGCCCTGGCGGGCGACATCGTGCACATCG
This genomic interval carries:
- a CDS encoding GAF domain-containing protein is translated as MERYEAYFRSLYATARVVNSSLDPATVLATIAEKTIEAMSAKGCSIRLLDRSGKRLLPGTAKGLSQEYMRKGPVEVERSAVDKQALAGDIVHIADAPSDPRFQYKEAAKAENIVSVLVVPLQVEGASIGVMRVYSDVPRTFDKAEEEFLCAIASLSALAIENARIHQALKKDYEMLTSFEYRTFED